The Paraburkholderia acidisoli genome contains a region encoding:
- a CDS encoding 5'-methylthioadenosine/adenosylhomocysteine nucleosidase — MTLSTQAGGAAVRPLGVLAALPQELGDLIAAMQAESGVVTRTFGRRDYHLGTVHGAPCVVTLARVGKVAAAATASALIHAFDVQAIVFTGVAGGVGENVHVGDVVVGETLLQHDMNCEPIFPRHEIPLLGRARFDADRALAQALATAAERFVAEEGAALAAQFGGALPRLASVAPRVHRGLVISGDQFVASAAAVGVLRALLPDALAVEMEGAAIAQVCYEYGVPCAIVRTISDTADEHASASFSSFLTDIAGTYSTGILKRFLASYR; from the coding sequence ATGACTCTTTCGACTCAAGCGGGCGGCGCGGCCGTTCGGCCGCTCGGCGTGCTCGCCGCGCTGCCGCAGGAACTCGGCGACCTGATCGCGGCCATGCAGGCCGAATCGGGCGTGGTCACGCGCACCTTCGGGCGCCGCGACTATCACCTCGGCACGGTACACGGCGCGCCGTGCGTCGTGACGCTCGCGCGCGTGGGCAAGGTCGCGGCGGCCGCCACGGCGAGCGCGCTGATCCATGCCTTCGACGTGCAGGCCATCGTGTTCACGGGCGTGGCGGGCGGCGTGGGCGAAAACGTGCATGTGGGCGACGTGGTGGTGGGCGAGACGCTGCTCCAGCACGACATGAACTGCGAGCCGATTTTCCCGCGTCACGAGATTCCGCTGCTCGGGCGCGCGCGCTTCGACGCCGACCGCGCGCTCGCGCAGGCGCTGGCCACCGCCGCCGAACGCTTCGTCGCCGAGGAGGGCGCCGCGCTCGCCGCGCAATTCGGCGGTGCGCTGCCGCGTCTCGCGAGCGTCGCGCCGCGGGTGCACCGCGGGCTCGTGATCAGCGGCGACCAGTTCGTCGCGAGCGCGGCGGCCGTGGGTGTGCTGCGCGCGCTGCTGCCGGACGCGCTGGCCGTGGAAATGGAGGGCGCCGCGATCGCCCAGGTCTGCTACGAGTACGGCGTGCCCTGCGCGATCGTGCGCACGATCTCCGATACCGCCGACGAACACGCGAGCGCCTCGTTCTCGTCGTTCCTCACCGATATCGCGGGCACCTACTCGACGGGGATTCTCAAGCGCTTTCTGGCGTCGTACCGTTGA